Proteins encoded within one genomic window of Companilactobacillus sp.:
- the pepT gene encoding peptidase T, with translation MTLKYDKLIPRFLSYVKQNTRSDENSTTIPSSERETVFLNALKDELVKIGLSNVRIHPVNSYLIAELPSNLDHDVPVLGLISHVDTADFNSVDIKPKIVENYDGKSVIKLDKEGKITLDPKVFPSLTKYAGQTLITTSGDTLLGSDDKSGVSEIVTTMEYLLDHPEIKHGKIVIGLGPDEEIGTGADKFDVKDFGADFAYTVDGGPVGQLEYETFSAAGLKVHITGKDVHPGSAKGIMINALTVANDFQNDLPSDEVPEQTEGREGFFHLLSLDGTVDAAEMSYIIRDFERDGLEARKDKINQIVQELNQKYGEGTVSIDMNDQYYNMYEVMKDHMDVVKIAEQAMKNLNIEPDEAAVRGGTDGSKISFMGLPTPNLFAGGENMHGRYEYVSEEAMEQAVNVILEIIKLNNDRQK, from the coding sequence ATGACATTGAAATATGACAAATTGATTCCTCGTTTTTTGAGTTATGTAAAACAAAATACTCGTTCAGATGAAAACTCAACTACCATACCTTCATCCGAACGTGAAACAGTATTTCTAAACGCATTGAAAGATGAGCTAGTTAAAATTGGATTATCTAATGTTCGTATTCATCCAGTAAACTCGTATTTGATAGCCGAATTGCCATCTAACTTGGATCATGATGTTCCAGTCTTAGGATTAATTTCCCATGTTGATACAGCAGATTTTAACTCAGTTGATATTAAACCTAAGATCGTCGAAAATTATGACGGTAAGAGCGTTATCAAATTAGACAAAGAAGGAAAAATTACTTTGGACCCCAAAGTATTTCCATCATTGACCAAATATGCCGGTCAGACGCTGATTACAACTAGTGGCGATACTCTGTTAGGTAGCGATGATAAAAGTGGTGTCAGCGAAATTGTGACGACTATGGAATATTTGTTAGATCATCCTGAGATCAAGCATGGCAAAATCGTTATTGGCTTAGGTCCAGATGAAGAAATTGGAACCGGTGCAGATAAATTTGATGTTAAAGATTTCGGAGCTGATTTTGCCTATACTGTCGATGGTGGTCCGGTTGGACAACTTGAATACGAAACTTTCAGCGCTGCTGGTTTGAAAGTACACATTACTGGTAAAGATGTTCACCCTGGTTCTGCAAAGGGAATTATGATCAATGCTTTGACTGTAGCAAACGATTTTCAAAATGATTTGCCAAGTGACGAAGTTCCTGAACAAACCGAGGGGCGTGAAGGTTTCTTCCATCTATTATCTTTAGATGGAACTGTAGATGCTGCAGAAATGTCATACATCATTCGTGATTTCGAACGTGATGGTCTGGAAGCTCGTAAAGATAAAATCAATCAAATCGTTCAAGAACTCAATCAGAAATATGGCGAAGGCACAGTTTCGATTGATATGAACGATCAGTACTACAATATGTATGAAGTTATGAAAGACCACATGGATGTCGTTAAAATTGCTGAACAAGCCATGAAGAATCTGAACATCGAACCTGACGAAGCAGCAGTTCGTGGTGGGACAGACGGATCAAAGATCTCATTTATGGGTCTTCCAACCCCTAATTTATTTGCTGGTGGAGAAAATATGCATGGTCGATACGAATATGTGTCAGAAGAGGCCATGGAACAAGCAGTAAATGTTATACTAGAAATTATTAAACTTAATAATGATCGTCAAAAATAA
- a CDS encoding 2-hydroxymuconate tautomerase, with protein sequence MPLVHIDLIAGRSPEQLKNMVKDVTDAIAKNTGAPAEHIHVVLNEMEKEHYAVGGVLASDK encoded by the coding sequence ATGCCATTAGTACATATCGATTTAATTGCAGGACGTAGTCCTGAACAACTTAAGAATATGGTTAAGGATGTTACAGATGCCATTGCTAAAAATACTGGAGCACCTGCTGAGCATATTCACGTTGTACTTAACGAAATGGAAAAAGAACATTACGCAGTTGGTGGAGTTCTTGCCAGCGACAAATAA
- a CDS encoding helix-turn-helix domain-containing protein, which translates to MLIGSKFKEQRIKLKLSQAELSAGICTQAVISKIENQNISPSVDILSQLVVKLNLTLNDVFSEFTNLPSNNLVNDKILEIDQLIQNQQFENIPSLIDSINPKNLSNATQAHIHYQLGRIAANQSDFDESIFQYNYVLQLLDNRKKSFWKFVALIGLGKIYQAKAASDKVDYYFGLASQNFESQHFQSDSTYWYSLESLTLLATFYTQSNDWQTARKWIDLGLVPRNGALSAQFTDRLYYLSALNTLNDNLTDRSTLSHDLTMAIAFADYNHNQALLDEINQLMQQNNIRELKIKP; encoded by the coding sequence ATGTTAATTGGATCAAAATTTAAAGAGCAACGAATAAAACTAAAATTGAGTCAAGCAGAACTTTCAGCAGGAATCTGTACTCAAGCAGTCATTAGTAAAATAGAAAATCAGAATATCTCCCCTTCCGTTGATATCTTGAGTCAGCTGGTTGTGAAACTAAATTTGACTTTAAACGATGTTTTTTCAGAGTTCACCAATTTACCATCAAACAACCTAGTCAACGATAAAATTCTAGAGATCGACCAATTGATCCAGAATCAACAATTTGAAAATATCCCGTCATTGATCGATTCAATCAATCCAAAGAATCTTTCAAATGCGACTCAAGCCCACATTCATTATCAACTAGGAAGAATTGCTGCCAATCAATCTGACTTTGACGAAAGTATTTTTCAATATAATTATGTCTTGCAACTTTTAGATAACCGAAAAAAATCATTTTGGAAATTTGTGGCATTGATCGGCCTAGGAAAGATTTATCAAGCTAAAGCTGCATCTGATAAAGTTGATTATTATTTTGGTTTAGCTAGTCAAAATTTTGAGTCTCAACACTTCCAAAGTGATTCAACCTACTGGTATTCATTAGAATCATTGACCCTACTGGCAACCTTTTACACTCAGTCAAATGACTGGCAAACAGCCAGAAAATGGATCGACCTTGGATTAGTCCCACGAAATGGTGCTTTATCTGCGCAGTTTACGGACCGACTCTATTACTTGTCCGCTCTAAATACTCTAAATGACAACCTGACGGACCGCTCAACTCTGAGCCATGACTTGACGATGGCAATCGCATTCGCAGATTATAATCACAATCAAGCTTTGCTTGATGAAATCAACCAGTTGATGCAACAAAATAATATTCGAGAATTGAAAATCAAACCATAA
- a CDS encoding LBP_cg2779 family protein has product MDKPSISETIIQYEKKKDMNDTQFAFESHLSVERVHNLKSGEYEATPEEEKTILEYIKLHS; this is encoded by the coding sequence ATGGACAAACCAAGTATTTCAGAAACTATTATTCAGTACGAAAAGAAAAAAGATATGAATGATACACAATTTGCATTCGAGAGTCACCTTTCAGTTGAAAGAGTTCACAATCTCAAATCTGGTGAATATGAGGCAACTCCTGAAGAAGAAAAGACAATTCTCGAATACATCAAGCTTCATAGTTAA
- the lepB gene encoding signal peptidase I yields MARNDKKKQPEKQESGWKFWLQTIALTIALYAVIMLAFKFTLANERVSGPSMQPTFEDGQKLLAVKHSKISRGDVIILKAPDEPGAFYIKRVIGMPGDTIVSKNNKMYVNGKRYKEPFLDAGSKLKENDTNIYAGKGYSWTYNFTLSQLAQSPEYQQIYSKSYLNKVKKTNKVPAGTYFVMGDHRTVSKDSRLIGFIKKGSVVGEVKWRYWPLNKWTVF; encoded by the coding sequence ATGGCAAGAAATGATAAAAAGAAACAACCCGAGAAACAAGAATCAGGTTGGAAGTTTTGGCTGCAGACTATTGCATTGACCATTGCATTGTATGCTGTCATAATGCTGGCGTTTAAATTTACGTTAGCGAATGAGCGAGTCTCCGGACCGTCAATGCAGCCAACCTTTGAAGATGGTCAAAAATTACTTGCAGTGAAGCATTCTAAGATATCCCGTGGAGATGTAATTATCTTAAAAGCTCCTGATGAACCGGGTGCATTTTACATTAAACGTGTTATCGGAATGCCTGGAGATACCATCGTATCAAAGAACAATAAAATGTACGTAAACGGAAAAAGATATAAAGAACCCTTCCTCGACGCCGGTTCAAAGCTAAAGGAAAATGATACCAATATCTATGCCGGTAAGGGATATAGTTGGACTTACAACTTTACACTAAGTCAGTTGGCTCAATCACCTGAATATCAACAGATATACAGTAAGAGTTATCTAAATAAAGTTAAGAAGACAAATAAAGTACCCGCTGGAACTTACTTTGTAATGGGTGACCATCGAACAGTTTCAAAAGATAGTCGTTTGATTGGGTTCATTAAAAAAGGATCAGTTGTTGGTGAAGTTAAATGGCGTTATTGGCCTCTTAACAAATGGACAGTCTTTTAA
- a CDS encoding RsmB/NOP family class I SAM-dependent RNA methyltransferase: protein MTVVLSEEFKNKYQQLMGDRSKQLFDAMESDSLDAFRLNPLKANYKNVNLSLDNPIEYSKIGYYGNVDGNDIDHLAGYVYSQEPSAMYVAELLAPTENDTVLDLCAAPGSKTTYLANIMHSDGLLVSNEINYKRAKVLSSNIERMGITNTVVTNNSPKDFEKDFENYFDKILVDAPCSGEGMFRKDPESVKYWSQEYVESCANRQKHILDSAYKLLKPGGTLVYSTCTFSPEENEQNIDYFLNEYSDMSLADVKKYSGMEDGKPEWGNGNQELTKALRMFPDQFSGEGHFMCKLVKDGESSESKIKTLPNTIKKDDQKLIEKFSKENLNFVPDKNLFKVNEFLFSAASLDRRFKKLHVMRNGLKLGEFKKNRLEPDIAMILATKPERLKAIYDLDESQFKKYLHGETIILDHEPDFSNKWIGLTYQDKLFSWGRYSNKQIKNVYPKGLRR from the coding sequence ATGACAGTCGTATTGAGCGAAGAATTTAAAAATAAATATCAACAGTTAATGGGCGATAGATCAAAACAGCTTTTTGATGCAATGGAATCTGACAGTCTTGATGCATTCAGATTAAATCCGCTCAAAGCCAACTACAAAAATGTCAATTTGAGTTTAGACAATCCAATCGAATACTCAAAGATTGGTTATTACGGAAATGTTGATGGCAATGATATCGACCATCTGGCGGGATACGTTTATAGCCAAGAACCTAGTGCCATGTATGTAGCCGAGCTGTTAGCTCCCACGGAAAACGATACGGTTTTAGATCTCTGCGCAGCACCAGGAAGTAAAACTACCTATTTAGCGAATATAATGCACTCTGACGGTCTTTTGGTCAGCAACGAGATAAACTACAAGCGTGCTAAGGTATTGTCGTCTAACATCGAAAGAATGGGAATCACCAATACCGTTGTGACTAATAATTCACCAAAGGATTTTGAAAAAGATTTCGAGAACTATTTCGACAAGATATTGGTTGATGCTCCTTGTTCCGGCGAGGGCATGTTTAGAAAAGATCCTGAATCGGTTAAATATTGGTCGCAAGAATACGTTGAATCTTGTGCTAATCGACAAAAACATATTTTAGATTCAGCCTATAAACTGTTAAAACCGGGTGGCACATTAGTTTATTCAACATGTACATTTTCTCCGGAAGAAAATGAACAAAACATCGACTACTTTTTAAACGAGTATTCAGACATGTCATTAGCTGATGTCAAAAAATATTCAGGTATGGAAGATGGCAAGCCGGAATGGGGCAATGGCAATCAAGAACTCACAAAGGCTCTACGGATGTTTCCAGACCAGTTCAGCGGTGAGGGTCATTTCATGTGTAAATTGGTCAAGGATGGAGAAAGTAGCGAAAGCAAAATCAAAACATTACCCAACACTATCAAAAAAGACGATCAAAAACTGATTGAAAAATTTTCAAAAGAGAATTTGAATTTTGTTCCTGACAAAAATCTCTTCAAAGTTAATGAATTCTTGTTCTCAGCTGCTAGTCTTGACCGACGCTTTAAGAAACTTCATGTGATGAGAAATGGTTTAAAACTAGGAGAATTCAAAAAAAATAGGCTTGAGCCCGATATCGCAATGATATTAGCTACTAAGCCTGAACGATTAAAAGCAATTTATGATTTAGATGAATCACAATTTAAAAAATATCTTCATGGCGAAACAATTATTCTTGACCACGAGCCAGATTTTTCTAACAAATGGATCGGATTAACTTATCAAGACAAATTGTTTAGTTGGGGAAGATATAGCAATAAGCAAATAAAAAACGTCTATCCCAAAGGATTAAGACGTTAA
- the fni gene encoding type 2 isopentenyl-diphosphate Delta-isomerase, translating into MPKQDEQMQRKVEHLFLAEKYYSDESFAGFEQVRLLHDALPELETPEVDLRTDFLGNPIALPFYFNAITGGSNQSQKFNSELATLAAELDIPVSSGSMGVYFRLPQTTKSFTVLREKNPKGLVIANLSGKANAKQAQQAVDLINADALQIHLNVIQELAMPEGDREFYWADNIKDIVGNLNVPVIVKEVGFGMSQKNLQQLKDLGVKNIDISGFGGTDFAEIESARNHDLDLTYLDQLSLSTVESLIEAQAFKSELNIFASGGIRTALDIVKALRMGASAVGISGLALHHLQKYSLEETKIFFETTALQVKIIMAAIGAKTIQDIKKAPIVYDTDLINYAKQRKIDLTS; encoded by the coding sequence ATGCCTAAACAGGATGAACAAATGCAACGCAAAGTTGAGCATTTATTTTTAGCTGAAAAATATTATTCCGACGAATCTTTTGCTGGTTTTGAGCAGGTTCGCCTTCTTCACGATGCTCTGCCTGAATTGGAAACTCCAGAAGTAGACTTACGGACAGATTTTTTGGGTAATCCGATCGCTCTACCCTTTTATTTCAATGCAATTACTGGAGGGTCGAACCAATCTCAAAAATTTAATTCAGAGCTGGCCACTTTAGCCGCAGAATTGGACATACCTGTTTCTAGTGGGTCGATGGGAGTTTATTTCCGACTCCCACAGACAACTAAAAGTTTTACCGTTTTACGAGAAAAAAATCCCAAAGGTCTTGTGATTGCTAACCTGTCTGGAAAGGCAAACGCAAAACAAGCACAACAAGCTGTTGATTTGATCAATGCTGACGCATTGCAGATTCATTTGAACGTCATCCAAGAATTGGCCATGCCTGAAGGTGATCGAGAATTTTATTGGGCTGATAACATCAAAGATATTGTCGGTAATCTAAATGTTCCCGTGATCGTAAAGGAAGTTGGCTTTGGTATGAGTCAAAAAAATCTTCAACAACTCAAAGATCTTGGTGTCAAAAATATTGATATTTCTGGCTTTGGCGGTACAGACTTTGCTGAGATCGAAAGTGCCAGAAATCACGACCTTGATCTTACTTATTTAGATCAATTGTCGCTTTCAACAGTTGAATCGCTGATTGAAGCACAAGCGTTTAAGTCAGAATTAAATATTTTTGCATCTGGTGGTATCCGAACAGCTTTAGACATTGTCAAAGCTCTGAGAATGGGCGCGTCTGCAGTTGGAATATCCGGACTAGCTTTGCACCATCTGCAGAAATACTCGTTAGAAGAAACGAAGATATTCTTTGAAACTACGGCTTTGCAGGTCAAGATCATCATGGCTGCAATCGGTGCAAAGACGATTCAAGATATCAAAAAAGCCCCTATCGTTTACGATACGGACTTAATAAATTACGCTAAACAACGTAAAATTGATTTAACGTCTTAA
- a CDS encoding phosphomevalonate kinase, translated as MLSIGKSPGKLYLAGEYAVVETGFPAVIASVNQYVTVTVTESENGGTIQSKNLNKELIHWDRQGTDLVFDDTESQLAYILTAIKFVEKYALEKHKKLAYYDLLVTSELDSHDGKKFGLGSSAAVTVAVVKALGSFYGLNLSKMDVYKLASIAHLSVQGNGSLGDIAASAFGGIIAYRSPDRNWVFNMVRNHSLSKLLKLDWPNLRIEPLHLPKELEMVVGWTGSPASTSILVDRIALTKAQKVDKYQHFLKSSRQSVEQLIQGFRDNDAKMIKQMISSYRQVLTDLARFSDVHIETKMLTKLCDIAESLGGAAKTSGAGGGDCGIVISNKNLNIENLKSEWKKVGITPLQLKIGDIIDHA; from the coding sequence ATTTTGTCCATAGGAAAATCACCAGGAAAATTATATTTAGCAGGAGAATATGCCGTAGTTGAAACTGGCTTTCCTGCAGTGATTGCATCTGTTAATCAATACGTTACTGTCACAGTTACAGAATCTGAAAATGGTGGCACGATTCAATCAAAAAACCTCAACAAAGAACTCATCCATTGGGATCGTCAGGGAACTGATCTAGTATTTGACGATACCGAAAGTCAATTAGCGTATATCTTGACCGCAATCAAATTTGTCGAAAAATATGCACTCGAAAAACATAAGAAACTTGCCTATTATGATCTATTAGTTACTAGTGAACTAGATTCTCATGACGGCAAAAAATTTGGTCTAGGAAGCTCAGCTGCCGTTACGGTTGCAGTTGTGAAAGCCCTAGGCTCCTTTTATGGTCTTAATTTGAGCAAAATGGACGTCTATAAACTGGCATCGATTGCTCATTTATCTGTCCAAGGAAACGGCAGTTTAGGCGATATTGCGGCCAGCGCATTTGGTGGTATTATTGCCTATCGTTCTCCTGACCGAAACTGGGTCTTTAACATGGTCAGAAATCATAGCCTTTCAAAATTACTCAAACTTGATTGGCCAAATCTACGGATCGAACCTTTGCATCTTCCAAAGGAACTAGAAATGGTAGTTGGTTGGACAGGATCACCTGCTTCAACGTCCATCCTGGTCGATCGAATTGCTTTGACTAAGGCTCAAAAGGTGGATAAATATCAACATTTCTTGAAATCTAGTCGCCAAAGCGTTGAACAATTGATCCAAGGATTTAGAGACAACGATGCCAAAATGATCAAACAAATGATCAGCAGCTATCGTCAAGTGTTGACAGACTTAGCTCGATTCAGTGACGTTCATATAGAAACAAAGATGTTGACCAAATTATGCGATATTGCTGAAAGTTTGGGTGGTGCCGCAAAAACCTCTGGTGCTGGTGGCGGAGATTGTGGCATTGTTATCAGCAATAAGAATTTAAACATTGAAAATCTTAAATCTGAGTGGAAAAAAGTTGGCATTACGCCCTTACAACTAAAAATCGGAGACATAATCGATCATGCCTAA